AGGTGCTTTTGACATCTTAACAGCAGCAGGTGACCCAGAGAAAGTAAAGAAAGGACGAGAGAGAATAATGTATGCAATGATTGGTTTAGCAGTTGCCTTATTGTCTCGAGCAGTTCCATCAATTGTAGTAGCAATTGTTGGTTAATATTAATTTTAAAAAGAGCAAAATCAATCCTAATTTGGGATTGATTTTGTGTGTTAAAAAAGATAGAATTGAGTTGTTAATACGTGCCGAAGTGGTGAAACTGGCAAACACGTGAGGTTTAGGACCTCATGCCATTTATGGCTTGTGGGTTCAACTCCCACCTTCGGCACAATAACTTAAAACCGCTTTTCCAAGCGGTTTTAGTTTTTAAGTGCATATTTATCCTTTTACAACAATCTTTGATTTTTTATTCCTTGTTATTTTCGGAATCTTTATTGTTAGAATTCCTTCTTTTAAAGTTGCATCAACTCTTTCAGAGTCAATTTCAACAGGAGAAATTATTTGACGAGAAAATGGTCCCCAGTAACATTCTTGATAAAAGTAATCACCTTCTTCATCAGCTAACCTTTTCCTTTCACCCTTAAGCGTTATGACATCATCATCGATTGAAATGTCAATGTCTGTTGGTTTTATTCCGGCAATAGCTGATTGAATTATTAAATCTGAATCAGTTTGATAAACATCAACAGCTAATTCTCCTTCTAATTGAGGCCATTGCTCTTTTTTTTCTTTTGTTAAAACTGGAGCAGGTTGAGTGGTTTCTTTTTCAACTTTTTCTTCCTTTTTCACTTCGGGCTTTAGAGTTGCTTTTTTCACTTTTGTTTTAGTTATTGTTTTTTTAACTGGTGTTTCTTTTTTTTCTTGTTTGGGTTCTTTTTTTGGCGTTGGAGTTTTTGTGCTTTCTAATTCCTCGACGCCCATTCCTTTTTTAAGTTTTTCTAAAAATGATGCCATATTTTTAATTTATTAAATCTGTTTTTGTTCCAGCTAGATTTTTAAGTTTTTTAAAACCATAAGAAACAAAAACAGCTGTAATTATTAAGAGAGAAAAAGCCACTAAAAGATTTAAGCCTTTTTCAATTTTTATTATAAAGAAATTATAGAAACCATGCAACAATATTGCTATTGTTAGCCCTATGAAAATCAGCTTATTTCTTTTTTGTTTTTCAAAAAAGGAAAGACCAATAAAATATCCTACTATGGCTGAAGCTAATGCATGAAG
The sequence above is a segment of the Patescibacteria group bacterium genome. Coding sequences within it:
- a CDS encoding Hsp20/alpha crystallin family protein → MASFLEKLKKGMGVEELESTKTPTPKKEPKQEKKETPVKKTITKTKVKKATLKPEVKKEEKVEKETTQPAPVLTKEKKEQWPQLEGELAVDVYQTDSDLIIQSAIAGIKPTDIDISIDDDVITLKGERKRLADEEGDYFYQECYWGPFSRQIISPVEIDSERVDATLKEGILTIKIPKITRNKKSKIVVKG